The Paramisgurnus dabryanus chromosome 6, PD_genome_1.1, whole genome shotgun sequence genome has a window encoding:
- the aqp1a.2 gene encoding aquaporin-1a.2 isoform X2: MAREFKSWSFWRAVLAEFVGMTLFIFIGIASAIGNKHNKFPDQEVKVALAFGLAIATLAQSLGHISGAHLNPAVTVGVLVSCQISFFRAIMYIVAQMLGAVVASGIMFKVSPDPESTLGLNMLSYGVKTGQAFAIELFATFQLVLCVLATTDKRRTDVMGSAPLAIGLSVGLGHLVAISYTGCGINPARSFGPAVVLEAFKNQWIYWIAPLTGGVAAALVYDFLLYPKKEGFGRRMNVLKSGEEPESSATEPLIEPRTPRSGSGGLGDE, translated from the exons ATGGCACGGGAGTTTAAGAGTTGGTCTTTTTGGCGGGCAGTATTGGCCGAGTTTGTCGGGATGACCCTTTTTATTTTCATCGGTATCGCCTCCGCTATCGGTAACAAGCATAACAAATTTCCTGACCAAGAGGTTAAAGTAGCTTTAGCTTTTGGTCTGGCCATTGCAACACTGGCTCAGAGTTTGGGGCATATCAGTGGAGCCCACCTGAACCCAGCTGTTACCGTAGGAGTGTTAGTTAGCTGTCAGATCAGCTTCTTCAGGGCCATCATGTATATTGTTGCTCAGATGTTAGGGGCTGTTGTGGCAAGTGGCATCATGTTCAAAGTTAGCCCGGACCCTGAATCAACACTGGGGCTTAATATG CTGAGTTACGGTGTAAAAACAGGTCAGGCGTTTGCCATTGAGCTTTTTGCAACATTTCAGCTGGTCCTCTGTGTGTTGGCTACAACAGATAAGCGTCGAACCGATGTCATGGGCTCTGCACCTCTTGCCATCGGGCTATCGGTTGGTTTGGGACACCTGGTAGCC ATCAGTTACACCGGGTGCGGTATCAATCCTGCTCGATCTTTCGGACCAGCTGTTGTGCTTGAAGCATTCAAAAACCAGTGG ATATACTGGATTGCGCCCTTGACCGGAGGGGTGGCCGCTGCCCTTGTGTACGACTTCTTGCTGTACCCAAAGAAGGAAGGGTTTGGCAGGCGCATGAATGTTCTGAAAAGTGGCGAAGAACCGGAATCGTCTGCGACTGAACCCCTAATCGAACCAAGAACCCCCAGATCTGGTTCTG GAGGTCTAGGAGATGAGTGA
- the aqp1a.2 gene encoding aquaporin-1a.2 isoform X1 — MAREFKSWSFWRAVLAEFVGMTLFIFIGIASAIGNKHNKFPDQEVKVALAFGLAIATLAQSLGHISGAHLNPAVTVGVLVSCQISFFRAIMYIVAQMLGAVVASGIMFKVSPDPESTLGLNMLSYGVKTGQAFAIELFATFQLVLCVLATTDKRRTDVMGSAPLAIGLSVGLGHLVAISYTGCGINPARSFGPAVVLEAFKNQWIYWIAPLTGGVAAALVYDFLLYPKKEGFGRRMNVLKSGEEPESSATEPLIEPRTPRSGSGQWPRP, encoded by the exons ATGGCACGGGAGTTTAAGAGTTGGTCTTTTTGGCGGGCAGTATTGGCCGAGTTTGTCGGGATGACCCTTTTTATTTTCATCGGTATCGCCTCCGCTATCGGTAACAAGCATAACAAATTTCCTGACCAAGAGGTTAAAGTAGCTTTAGCTTTTGGTCTGGCCATTGCAACACTGGCTCAGAGTTTGGGGCATATCAGTGGAGCCCACCTGAACCCAGCTGTTACCGTAGGAGTGTTAGTTAGCTGTCAGATCAGCTTCTTCAGGGCCATCATGTATATTGTTGCTCAGATGTTAGGGGCTGTTGTGGCAAGTGGCATCATGTTCAAAGTTAGCCCGGACCCTGAATCAACACTGGGGCTTAATATG CTGAGTTACGGTGTAAAAACAGGTCAGGCGTTTGCCATTGAGCTTTTTGCAACATTTCAGCTGGTCCTCTGTGTGTTGGCTACAACAGATAAGCGTCGAACCGATGTCATGGGCTCTGCACCTCTTGCCATCGGGCTATCGGTTGGTTTGGGACACCTGGTAGCC ATCAGTTACACCGGGTGCGGTATCAATCCTGCTCGATCTTTCGGACCAGCTGTTGTGCTTGAAGCATTCAAAAACCAGTGG ATATACTGGATTGCGCCCTTGACCGGAGGGGTGGCCGCTGCCCTTGTGTACGACTTCTTGCTGTACCCAAAGAAGGAAGGGTTTGGCAGGCGCATGAATGTTCTGAAAAGTGGCGAAGAACCGGAATCGTCTGCGACTGAACCCCTAATCGAACCAAGAACCCCCAGATCTGGTTCTGGTCAGTGGCCCAGGCCATGA
- the thoc1 gene encoding THO complex subunit 1 has translation MSPPTLFNFTEARDKFTVATKSAVDIKNCKPLTTAFSHLPGNETEKKSTLDQALRGVLEDQIVTQKVNVEDFLSLIYISIDCVTEGICSATSPFLLLGDVLDCLPLDQCEKIFSFVEENVATWKSNTFYSAGKNYLLRMCNDLLRRLSKTQNTVFCGRIQLFLARLFPLSEKSGLNLQSQFNLDNITVFNKNEQESTLGLQHSEVKEDGMEVEEGEMGEEDAPAPCTIPIDYNLYRKFWTLQDYFRNPLQCYDKFLWMTFLKYSDETLAVFKSYKLDDMQASKRKLEEMRTAAGDHVYFAKFLTSEKLMDLQLSDSNFRRHILLQYLILFQYLKGQVKFKSSSCVLNDDQSLWIEDTTKLVYQLLRETPPDGDKFASMVEHILNTEENWNSWKNEGCPSFVKERPAETKPIRPTKKRPAPEDFLGKGPDRKIFMGNDELTRLWNLNSDNMEACKSDSREFMPSLEDFFEEAIVQADPTNMVEDAYKVVRNSNYGWRALRLLSRRSPHFFQPTNQQFKSLAEYLENMVIKLAKELPKDIPSEEIKTGEEDDDENGDNLLKESNDSPSIQSKGVTNSQMDEIAAKLGDQWKILGDHLEMSEKEIRVIESDSEDVELQAKMLLVAWQDREGPQATMESLVTALNAAGFSNIADVLNET, from the exons ATGTCGCCGCCGACACTGTTCAATTTTACTGAAGCTAGAGATAAATTTACG GTTGCCACCAAAAGTGCTGTGGATATCAAAAACTGTAAACCTCTGACCACCGCTTTTAGTCACCTGCCTGGAAA TGAAACAGAAAAGAAAAGCACTCTGGATCAGGCTCTTCGTGGAGTCCTTGAAGATCAGATA GTAACGCAGAAAGTGAATGTTGAGGATTTCCTTTCTCTGATCTACATAAGTATTGATTGTGTGACTGAAG GCATCTGCTCAGCTACCTCTCCATTTCTTCTGCTGGGAGATGTTCTGGACTGTCTTCCTCtggatcagtgtgaaaaaatattCTCCTTTGTTGAAGAAAATGTTGCTACATGGAAGTCT AATACGTTTTACTCGGCTGGAAAAAACTACTTGTTAAGAATGTGCAATG ATCTCCTCAGAAGGCTCTCTAAAACTCAAAATACAGTGTTTTGTGGACGGATTCAGCTGTTTTTAGCACGTCTCTTTCCTTTGTCAGAAAAATCAG GACTGAACTTACAAAGTCAGTTTAACCTGGATAACATCACTGTGTTCAACAAAAATGAACAGGAGAGCACACTTGGACTGCAG CACTCAGAGGTAAAAGAGGATGGGATGGAGGTAGAGGAAGGGGAGATGGGCGAGGAAGATGCACCTGCACCCTG tacCATTCCCATCGACTACAACCTGTACAGAAAGTTTTGGACACTACAGGACTACTTTAGAAACCCTCTACAATGCTACGACAAATTCCTATGGATGACATTCCTTAAG TATTCAGATGAGACACTCGCCGTGTTTAAGAGCTATAAACTAGACGACATGCAGGCGTCTAAGAGAAAGCTGGAGGAGATGAGGACCGCTGCGGGAGATCACGTTTACTTCGCCAAGTTTCTCACCAGTGAGAAG TTGATGGATCTTCAGTTGAGCGACAGCAACTTCAGACGACACATTTTGCTTCAGTACCTCATTCTCTTCCAGTACCTCAAGGGCCAGGTCAAGTTCAAGAG TTCCAGTTGCGTTTTGAATGATGATCAGTCTTTGTGGATTGAGGACACAACCAAACTTGTCTATCAG CTACTAAGAGAAACCCCTCCTGACGGTGACAAGTTTGCATCTATGGTTGAG CACATTCTGAACACAGAAGAAAACTGGAACTCTTGGAAGAATGAGGGCTGCCCAAGTTTTGTAAAAGAAAG ACCCGCAGAGACCAAACCCATCCGGCCTACCAAAAAGAGACCAGCACCAGAGGACTTTCTGGGAAAAGGCCCTGATCGCAAGATCTTCATGGGAAA TGACGAACTCACAAGGCTTTGGAATCTAAATTCAGACAACATGGAGGCCTGCAAGTCTGACAGCAG GGAGTTCATGCCGTCACTGGAGGATTTTTTTGAAGAAGCCATCGTACAGGCCGATCCAACAAACATGGTGGAGGATGCGTACAA AGTGGTGCGCAACTCAAACTACGGCTGGCGAGCCCTGCGGCTGCTATCCAGGAGGAGTCCTCACTTTTTCCAGCCCACCAACCAGCAGTTCAAAAGTCTGGCAGAATATCTGGAAAACATGGTTATCAAACTGGCCAAGGAGCTACCT AAGGACATTCCATCCGAGGAGATAAAAACTGGagaggaagatgatgatgagAATGGGGATAACTTGTTGAAAGAGAGCAATGACA GTCCCAGCATTCAGAGCAAGGGAGTGACCAATAGTCAGATGGATGAGATTGCTGCCAAGCTCGGAGACCAGTGGAAGATACTGGGGGACCATCTGGAAATGAGCGAGAAGGAGATTCGTGTAATAGAGTCTGATAGTGAGGATGTGGAGCTGCAGGCAAAGATGCTGCTGGTGGCCTGGCAAGACCGTGAAGGCCCTCAAGCTACGATGGAGAGCCTGGTCACAGCCCTTAACGCAGCTGGCTTCAGCAATATCGCAGATGTCCTCAATGAAACGTAA
- the usp14 gene encoding ubiquitin carboxyl-terminal hydrolase 14, with protein sequence MPVFTVNVKWGKEKFDAVELNTEEPPMVFKAQLFALTGVQPDRQKVMVKGGTLKDDEWGNIKLKNGMTLLMMGSADALPEEPAVRPMFVEDMTEEQLASAMELPCGLTNLGNTCYMNATVQCLRSVPELKNALRRYSGALRSSGANAPSQYITAALRDLYESMDKTSSSIPPIILLQFLHMAFPQFAEKGDQGQYLQQDANECWLQVMRVLQQKLEPEEPETPMESDSGSAAAAATKLKNFIDQYFGVEFDTTMKCTESEDEEPTKGTESQLQLSCFINQEVKYLATGLRLRLQEDITKFSSSLQRNAHYIKSSKISRLPAYLTVQMVRFYYKEKESVNAKVLKDVKFPLMLDVYELCTAELQEKMVSVRSKFKEVEDKKLEMQQQPKVNQKAVTPKDTKYDPFCFPDDLGSNNSGYYDLQAVLTHQGRSSSSGHYVAWVKRKEDEWVKFDDDKVSVVAPEDILKLSGGGDWHIAYVLLYGPRRLEILE encoded by the exons ATGCCCGTATTTACAG TAAATGTGAAATGGGGAAAGGAGAAGTTCGACGCCGTGGAGTTGAACACAGAAGAGCCGCCCATGGTGTTCAAAGCCCAGCTGTTTGCTCTGACAGGGGTTCaaccagacagacagaaagtcatGGTGAAAGGAGGAACGCTGAAG GATGACGAATGGGGAAATATCAAGTTGAAAAAT gGGATGACCCTTCTTATGATGGGCTCTGCTGATGCCCTGCCTGAGGAGCCTGCAGTACGGCCCATGTTTGTGGAGGACATGACGGAGGAGCAGCTTGCATCTGCT ATGGAGTTGCCATGTGGATTGACAAATTTGGGTAACACGTGTTACATGAATGCTACAGTGCAGTGTCTGCGTTCAGTGCCTGAGCTCAAAAATGCTCTCAGGAG GTACTCTGGTGCCTTGCGGTCTTCTGGTGCCAATGCACCGTCTCAGTACATCACAGCAG CTCTGCGTGATTTGTACGAGTCAATGGACAAGACCTCCTCAAGCATTCCACCCATCATTTTGCTGCAGTTCCTGCACATGGCCTTCCCACAGTTTGCAGAGAAAGGAGACCAGGGCCAGTACCTCCAGCAG GATGCCAATGAGTGCTGGCTCCAGGTAATGCGGGTCCTTCAGCAGAAACTAGAGCCTGAAGAACCAGAAACCCCAATGGAG AGTGACAGTGGTAGTGCAGCTGCTGCCGCAACAAAACTGAAAAACTTCATTGATCAGTATTTTGGTGTTGAATTTGACACAAC TATGAAGTGCACTGAGTCCGAGGATGAAGAACCGACCAAAGGCACAGAGAGCCAACTGCAACTCAGTTGCTTTATCAACCAGGAAGTCAAATATCTCGCCACCGGACTCCGATTG agGCTACAGGAGGACATCACAAAGTTCTCATCTTCTTTACAAAGAAATGCGCACTATATCAAATCG TCCAAAATAAGCCGTCTCCCAGCGTACCTGACAGTTCAGATGGTCCGATTCTACTACAAAGAGAAAGAGTCTGTTAATGCCAAAGTCCTTAAA GATGTCAAATTTCCTCTCATGCTGGATGTCTATGAATTATGCACTGCCGAACTTCAAGAGAAAATGGTTTCCGTGAGGTCCAAGTTCAAAGAGGTCGAGGACAAGAAACTGGAGATGCAGCAGCAGCCAAAA GTGAATCAGAAGGCTGTGACACCAAAAGATACAAAATATGATCCTTTCTGCTTTCCCGACG ACTTGGGCTCCAACAACAGCGGTTACTATGACCTGCAGGCGGTTCTGACACATCAGGGTCGATCCAGTTCATCTGGCCACTATGTCGCCTGGGTTAAAAGGAAAGAAG ATGAATGGGTGAAGTTTGATGATGATAAGGTCAGTGTGGTGGCCCCTGAAGACATCCTGAAGCTGTCTGGAGGTGGCGACTGGCATATAGCATACGTCCTCCTGTACGGCCCACGACGTCTGGAAATACTTGAGTAA